From a region of the Latilactobacillus sakei genome:
- a CDS encoding triose-phosphate isomerase: MRKPIIAGNWKMNMNPTQTTEFVNAIKANLPKFDQTESVIGAPAVDLPALLEAAKGTDLKVAAENCYFEDAGAFTGETSPKTLNEMGVDYVIIGHSERRDYFHETDEDINKKAHAIFKNNMTPIFCCGESLETREAGKAEEWVSNQVTEGLKGLSADQVSSMVIAYEPIWAIGTGKTASADQAQEICAVVRQTVAKLYDQTVADKVRIQYGGSVKPANVKEIMGKEDIDGGLVGGASMEPASFLDLVHFND, translated from the coding sequence ATGCGTAAACCAATCATTGCTGGTAACTGGAAAATGAACATGAACCCAACTCAAACAACTGAGTTCGTTAATGCTATCAAAGCCAACTTACCTAAGTTTGATCAAACAGAATCAGTTATCGGGGCACCTGCTGTTGACTTACCTGCTTTATTAGAAGCAGCTAAAGGCACAGACTTAAAAGTTGCTGCTGAAAACTGTTACTTCGAAGATGCTGGTGCATTTACTGGCGAAACTTCACCAAAAACTTTGAATGAAATGGGTGTTGATTACGTCATCATCGGTCATTCAGAACGTCGTGATTATTTCCACGAAACTGATGAAGATATCAACAAAAAAGCACACGCAATCTTCAAAAACAACATGACACCTATCTTCTGTTGTGGTGAATCATTAGAAACTCGTGAAGCTGGCAAAGCTGAAGAATGGGTTTCAAACCAAGTCACAGAAGGTCTTAAAGGCCTTTCAGCTGACCAAGTTAGCTCAATGGTAATTGCTTACGAACCAATCTGGGCAATCGGTACTGGTAAAACTGCTTCTGCTGATCAAGCACAAGAAATCTGTGCTGTTGTTCGTCAAACAGTTGCTAAGTTATACGACCAAACAGTTGCTGACAAAGTTCGTATCCAATACGGTGGTTCAGTTAAACCTGCAAACGTTAAAGAAATCATGGGCAAAGAAGACATCGATGGTGGTTTAGTTGGTGGCGCAAGCATGGAACCTGCTTCATTCTTAGATCTTGTTCACTTTAACGACTAA
- a CDS encoding SorC family transcriptional regulator, which translates to MRDELSAIEAVAPDFVGVVKKRYQVLQHIDWLAPVGRRTLAEQLKLSERVIRTETDFLKAQGLLNSSKSGMVLTVKGQEVLDQLKQVMDQFLGLRQTERELSRYLGIEHCLIVSGNSDEQPKVLTEMGKLVNSTLQLLLPQGQSVVAVMGGTTMAKAAHELSTDLSKKRNLIFVPARGGIGESVDIQANAVCAEMASQTGGKHRALYVPEQVSEKTYAPLLEEPSVQEVLKLIERSRGVLHSIGEAITMAERRDMPIETIKMLKEKHAVGEAFGYFFNAQGEVVYKIPRIGLQIRDLLNIPCVLAVAGGTSKAQAIEAYMHLAPQQTWLITDEGAANSILQGATL; encoded by the coding sequence ATGCGCGATGAGTTATCTGCAATAGAAGCGGTTGCGCCTGATTTTGTCGGTGTCGTTAAGAAACGTTACCAAGTCCTACAGCATATTGATTGGCTTGCACCAGTTGGGCGACGCACACTTGCTGAGCAGCTCAAATTGAGTGAAAGAGTCATTCGGACGGAGACGGATTTTTTAAAGGCACAAGGTTTGCTTAATTCGTCAAAATCAGGTATGGTTTTAACTGTCAAAGGACAAGAAGTTCTTGATCAGTTGAAACAAGTAATGGACCAATTCTTAGGATTACGGCAGACCGAACGAGAGTTGAGTCGCTACCTTGGAATTGAGCATTGCTTAATTGTATCTGGCAATAGTGATGAACAACCAAAAGTCCTCACCGAAATGGGCAAATTAGTCAATAGTACGTTACAGTTATTATTACCACAAGGCCAAAGCGTTGTGGCGGTAATGGGTGGTACGACGATGGCTAAGGCAGCTCATGAACTGTCAACCGATCTTTCTAAAAAGCGCAATTTAATCTTTGTGCCGGCTAGAGGTGGGATTGGTGAGAGTGTTGATATTCAGGCGAATGCGGTTTGTGCCGAGATGGCCAGCCAAACTGGTGGTAAACATCGGGCATTATACGTTCCTGAACAGGTGAGTGAGAAGACTTATGCCCCACTATTAGAAGAACCAAGTGTTCAAGAAGTGTTGAAGCTGATTGAACGCAGTCGCGGCGTGTTGCATAGTATTGGCGAAGCCATTACGATGGCAGAACGGCGGGATATGCCGATTGAAACCATCAAGATGCTGAAAGAAAAGCATGCGGTGGGTGAGGCCTTCGGTTACTTCTTTAACGCACAAGGCGAAGTGGTGTACAAGATTCCGCGAATTGGATTACAGATTCGTGACTTATTAAATATTCCGTGTGTACTCGCGGTTGCAGGTGGGACTTCTAAGGCCCAAGCAATTGAAGCGTACATGCACCTCGCACCTCAACAGACGTGGTTAATCACGGATGAGGGTGCCGCAAACTCGATTTTACAAGGGGCAACCCTTTAA
- a CDS encoding phosphopyruvate hydratase encodes MSIITDILGREVLDSRGNPTVEVEVYTEDGGFGRAIVPSGASTGEHEAVELRDGDKSRFGGKGVLKAVENVNGPLAKEIVGFDTTDQRGIDAAMIKLDGTENKGKLGANAILGVSLAAARAAADELGLPLYEYLGGPNAHVLPTPMMNVINGGAHSDNKVDFQEFMIMPVGAKSVREAIRMGSETFQALKSLLSADGKVTSVGDEGGFAPDFANNEEPLQYLIKAIEKAGYKPGEDISIAIDVASSELWNNEDKTYKLRWSTGEEFTTPEFVKYLEGLVAKYPIISIEDPIDENNWEDWASITKELGEKVQLVGDDFFVTNTDYLRKGIKMGAANSILVKVNQIGTLTESLEAIEMAKEAGYTAVVSHRSGETEDTTIADLVVATNAGQIKTGSMSRTDRLAKYNQLMRIEEQLGDTASYKGINSFYNIKK; translated from the coding sequence ATGTCAATTATTACTGATATTTTAGGCCGCGAAGTCTTAGACTCACGTGGTAATCCTACTGTCGAAGTTGAAGTTTATACTGAAGATGGCGGCTTTGGTCGCGCAATCGTTCCATCAGGTGCTTCAACTGGTGAACATGAAGCTGTTGAATTACGTGACGGCGACAAATCACGTTTTGGTGGCAAGGGTGTATTAAAGGCTGTTGAAAACGTAAATGGCCCTCTTGCTAAAGAAATCGTAGGTTTCGACACAACTGACCAACGCGGTATTGATGCTGCAATGATCAAGTTAGACGGTACTGAAAACAAAGGTAAATTAGGCGCTAACGCAATCTTAGGCGTTTCATTGGCTGCTGCACGTGCTGCTGCTGACGAATTAGGCTTACCATTGTACGAATACTTAGGCGGCCCTAACGCTCACGTATTACCAACACCAATGATGAACGTTATCAATGGTGGTGCTCACTCAGATAACAAAGTTGATTTCCAAGAATTCATGATCATGCCTGTTGGTGCTAAATCTGTACGCGAAGCTATCCGTATGGGTTCAGAAACTTTCCAAGCATTGAAGAGTCTTTTATCAGCTGACGGTAAAGTAACTTCTGTTGGTGATGAAGGTGGTTTCGCACCTGATTTTGCAAACAACGAAGAACCTTTACAATACTTGATCAAAGCTATCGAAAAAGCTGGTTACAAACCAGGCGAAGATATCTCAATCGCTATCGACGTTGCTTCATCAGAATTATGGAACAACGAAGACAAGACATACAAATTACGTTGGTCAACTGGTGAAGAATTCACAACACCTGAATTCGTTAAATACCTTGAAGGCTTAGTTGCTAAATACCCAATCATTTCAATCGAAGATCCTATCGATGAAAACAACTGGGAAGACTGGGCATCAATCACTAAAGAACTTGGCGAAAAAGTTCAACTTGTTGGTGATGACTTCTTCGTAACAAACACTGATTACCTACGTAAAGGTATTAAGATGGGCGCTGCTAACTCAATTCTTGTTAAAGTTAACCAAATCGGTACATTAACAGAATCATTAGAAGCAATCGAAATGGCTAAAGAAGCTGGCTACACAGCTGTTGTTTCACATCGTTCAGGTGAAACTGAAGATACAACAATCGCTGACTTAGTTGTTGCTACAAATGCTGGCCAAATCAAGACAGGTTCAATGAGCCGTACTGATCGTTTAGCTAAGTACAACCAATTAATGCGTATTGAAGAACAATTAGGTGATACAGCTTCATACAAAGGTATCAACTCATTCTACAATATCAAAAAATAA
- the pgk gene encoding phosphoglycerate kinase: protein MAKQTVADLKDIKGKKVLVRVDFNVPIKGGVIGDDNRIVAALPTIQYIIDNGGKAILLSHLGRIKSDEDKKELTLKPVAARLGELLNKDVAFVASNEGQELEDAINAMTDGQVLVMENTRFQDIDNDFGKRESKNDPKLGEYWASLGDMFVNDAFGTAHRAHASNVGIATAMKANNKPAVAGYLLEKEIKFLGEAVDAPERPFVAILGGAKVSDKIGVIEHLLAKADKVIVGGGMTYTFYAAKGLSIGNSLVEEDKIELAKELIEKAGDKLVLPVDNVVADAFSNDAKTETVEGNIPDGYMALDIGPKAIADFENVLKDAKTVVWNGPMGVFEMDNFAKGTLAIGEFLGNLSGATTIVGGGDSTAAVKKLGVGDKLTHISTGGGASLEYLEGKTLPGIAAISDK, encoded by the coding sequence ATGGCAAAACAAACAGTTGCAGATTTAAAAGATATTAAAGGCAAAAAAGTCTTAGTACGTGTTGACTTTAATGTACCAATCAAAGGCGGCGTTATCGGTGACGATAACCGTATCGTAGCTGCTTTACCAACAATCCAATACATCATCGACAATGGTGGCAAGGCTATCTTACTTTCTCACTTGGGCCGTATCAAGAGTGACGAAGACAAGAAAGAATTGACATTGAAACCAGTTGCTGCACGTCTTGGCGAATTATTAAACAAAGACGTTGCTTTCGTTGCTTCAAACGAAGGTCAAGAATTAGAAGATGCAATCAATGCAATGACTGATGGTCAAGTATTGGTTATGGAAAACACTCGTTTCCAAGATATCGACAACGACTTTGGCAAACGCGAAAGTAAAAACGATCCTAAGTTGGGCGAATACTGGGCATCATTAGGCGACATGTTCGTCAACGACGCTTTTGGTACAGCTCACCGTGCTCACGCATCAAACGTTGGGATTGCAACCGCTATGAAAGCTAATAACAAACCTGCAGTTGCTGGTTACTTATTAGAAAAAGAAATCAAATTCTTGGGCGAAGCAGTTGACGCACCAGAACGTCCATTTGTTGCTATCTTAGGTGGCGCAAAGGTTTCTGACAAGATCGGTGTTATCGAACATTTATTAGCTAAAGCTGACAAAGTGATTGTTGGTGGTGGTATGACTTATACTTTCTACGCTGCTAAAGGTTTATCAATTGGTAACTCATTAGTTGAAGAAGATAAGATCGAATTAGCTAAAGAATTAATCGAAAAAGCTGGCGACAAATTAGTATTGCCTGTTGATAACGTTGTTGCAGACGCATTCTCAAACGATGCTAAGACAGAAACTGTTGAAGGTAACATTCCTGATGGCTACATGGCATTAGATATCGGACCTAAAGCAATTGCTGACTTCGAAAACGTGCTTAAAGATGCTAAGACTGTTGTTTGGAACGGCCCTATGGGTGTGTTCGAAATGGACAACTTTGCTAAGGGTACATTGGCAATTGGCGAATTCTTAGGTAACTTATCAGGCGCTACAACAATCGTCGGTGGTGGCGATTCAACAGCCGCAGTTAAGAAATTAGGCGTTGGCGACAAGTTAACACATATTTCTACTGGTGGTGGCGCATCACTTGAATACCTAGAAGGTAAGACATTACCTGGTATCGCTGCTATTTCAGACAAATAA
- a CDS encoding glyoxalase/bleomycin resistance/extradiol dioxygenase family protein, whose product MHIEHVGLWVHDLETMMTFYQTMFQATAGELYENHKKGFQSYFLTFTDGARLELMHQDSELAGLATKGQIAHLALAVGSETAVDQLVAKLQAQGLPLLNGPRVTGDGYYEAVVQDPEQNLIELTV is encoded by the coding sequence ATGCATATTGAACATGTCGGTTTATGGGTTCATGATTTAGAAACAATGATGACCTTTTATCAAACGATGTTTCAAGCGACTGCGGGTGAGTTGTATGAGAATCACAAAAAAGGATTCCAATCATACTTTTTAACTTTCACAGATGGTGCACGGTTAGAGCTTATGCATCAAGATAGTGAGTTGGCTGGCTTAGCCACCAAGGGCCAAATTGCGCACTTAGCACTGGCTGTTGGTAGTGAAACTGCGGTTGATCAATTAGTCGCCAAGTTGCAAGCACAAGGCTTACCATTGCTAAATGGCCCACGAGTAACGGGCGATGGTTATTACGAGGCAGTCGTTCAAGATCCTGAACAAAATCTAATTGAATTGACGGTTTAA
- the gap gene encoding type I glyceraldehyde-3-phosphate dehydrogenase has product MTTKVGINGFGRIGRLALRRIYATSSDVLEVVAINDLTSPDMLAHLLKYDTAHGQFDHEVSATENSIVIDGKNIPVYAESDARNIPWVKNDGVDLVLESTGFYTSEEKAQAHLDAGAKKVLISAPAGAVKTVVYGVNDDTITADDNIISAASCTTNCLAPLAKAVNDAFGIKAGTMTTIHAYTATQKLQDGPDRGGNVRAARAAAANIIPHSTGAAKALGLVVPALKGKLDGHAQRVPVITGSLTELVATLDKEVTADEINAAVKKVTEGNESFGYNADQIVSSDIIGTEFGSVFDPTQTQIVGGGAGQVVKVVAWYDNESGFTAQMIRTLEKFASLI; this is encoded by the coding sequence ATGACTACAAAAGTAGGGATTAATGGTTTCGGACGTATTGGTCGTTTAGCTTTACGTCGTATTTACGCAACAAGCAGTGACGTTTTGGAAGTTGTTGCTATCAATGATTTAACATCACCAGACATGTTAGCACACTTATTAAAGTATGATACAGCTCATGGTCAATTCGATCACGAAGTATCAGCTACAGAAAACAGCATCGTTATCGATGGCAAGAACATTCCAGTTTATGCTGAATCAGATGCACGTAATATTCCTTGGGTTAAGAATGATGGCGTTGACTTAGTACTTGAAAGTACTGGTTTCTACACATCAGAAGAAAAAGCACAAGCTCATCTTGATGCCGGTGCTAAAAAAGTTCTTATCTCAGCTCCTGCTGGTGCTGTTAAGACAGTTGTTTACGGTGTTAATGATGACACTATCACAGCTGATGACAACATCATCTCAGCTGCTTCATGTACTACAAACTGTTTAGCACCTTTAGCTAAAGCAGTTAACGATGCTTTCGGTATCAAAGCTGGTACAATGACAACAATCCATGCTTACACAGCTACACAAAAATTACAAGATGGTCCTGATCGTGGTGGAAACGTACGTGCTGCACGTGCTGCTGCTGCTAACATCATCCCTCATTCAACTGGTGCTGCTAAAGCTCTTGGCTTAGTTGTTCCTGCATTGAAGGGTAAACTTGACGGCCACGCACAACGTGTCCCAGTTATCACTGGTTCATTGACAGAATTAGTTGCAACTCTTGACAAAGAAGTTACAGCTGACGAAATCAACGCTGCTGTTAAGAAAGTTACTGAAGGTAACGAATCATTTGGTTACAATGCTGACCAAATCGTTTCATCAGATATCATCGGTACAGAATTCGGTTCAGTATTCGATCCTACTCAAACACAAATCGTTGGCGGTGGCGCAGGCCAAGTTGTCAAAGTTGTTGCTTGGTATGACAACGAATCAGGCTTTACAGCTCAAATGATCCGTACATTAGAAAAATTTGCTAGCTTAATCTAA